Proteins from one Thioalkalivibrio sp. XN279 genomic window:
- the dapF gene encoding diaminopimelate epimerase, with the protein MSQTSASAAPRTLTFHKMVGAGNDFVVVDARTEPFTPDPALVRRLADRREGVGCDQLLVIGPAPDPDTAFSYRIWNADGGEVEQCGNGARCLALLWGTELSPGRAEFRMHSAGGVVAARLRDGHAAVAMGVPDFEPGRIPLRAAAAAARYELEAAGRSVRFGAVSMGNPHAVLVLDELGFGAVATAPVTTLGPAIESHPDFPRRVNVGFAEVRDRSHVALRVWERGCGETQACGTGACAAVAVLRDAGRVDSRVNVDLPGGRLVVEWQGRGTPAWLSGPSRKAFEGSIEL; encoded by the coding sequence ATGAGCCAAACATCCGCCAGCGCCGCGCCCCGCACCCTCACCTTCCACAAGATGGTCGGCGCCGGCAACGATTTCGTGGTCGTCGACGCGCGCACGGAGCCCTTCACGCCCGACCCCGCCCTGGTGCGGCGCCTGGCCGACCGCCGCGAAGGCGTCGGCTGCGACCAGCTGCTCGTCATCGGGCCGGCGCCGGACCCCGACACGGCTTTCAGCTACCGCATCTGGAACGCCGACGGCGGCGAGGTCGAGCAGTGCGGCAACGGCGCCCGCTGCCTCGCCCTCCTGTGGGGCACCGAGTTGTCGCCCGGTCGTGCCGAGTTTCGCATGCACAGCGCCGGCGGAGTCGTGGCGGCCCGGTTGCGCGACGGCCACGCGGCCGTGGCCATGGGCGTGCCCGACTTCGAACCGGGGCGCATCCCGCTGCGCGCGGCGGCCGCAGCGGCGCGCTACGAGCTCGAGGCCGCCGGCCGCAGCGTCCGCTTCGGCGCCGTCTCGATGGGCAACCCGCACGCCGTGCTGGTGCTGGACGAACTCGGCTTCGGTGCGGTCGCCACGGCCCCGGTGACGACCCTCGGTCCCGCCATCGAGAGCCACCCGGATTTCCCGCGCCGGGTGAACGTCGGCTTTGCCGAGGTGCGCGACCGCAGCCACGTCGCACTGCGCGTGTGGGAGCGCGGTTGCGGCGAGACCCAGGCCTGCGGCACTGGCGCCTGCGCGGCGGTGGCGGTACTCCGGGACGCCGGCAGGGTAGACTCCCGGGTGAACGTGGACCTGCCCGGCGGCCGACTGGTGGTGGAATGGCAGGGACGCGGCACGCCGGCCTGGCTCAGCGGGCCGTCCAGGAAGGCATTCGAAGGAAGCATCGAGCTGTGA
- the ubiD gene encoding 4-hydroxy-3-polyprenylbenzoate decarboxylase: protein MKYTDLRDFMRLLEQQGELKRITAPVSPVLEMTEICDRTLKRGGPALLFERPTGFDIPVLGNLFGTPRRVALGMGQDSVEALREVGKLLAFLKEPDPPKGMRDAWDKLPIFRQVLNMAPKTVRSAPCQQNFVEGPDVDLEKLPIQTCWPGDAGPLLTWGLVITRGPERPRQNLGIYRQQLIGKNRLIMRWLSHRGGALDFRDWQQKHPGQPFPVAVALGADPATILGAVTPVPDTLSEYAFAGLLRGGRTEVVKCSHADLEVPASAEIVLEGHLHPGDTAPEGPFGDHTGYYNEVDDFPVFTVDRVSWRDNPIYHSTYTGRPPDEPAVLGVALNEVFVPILQKQFPEIVDFYLPPEGCSYRMAVVSMKKQYPGHAKRVMLGIWSFLRQFMYTKFVVVTDDDVDVRNWQDVIWAMTTRMDPARDTVIIENTPIDYLDFASPVSGLGSKIGFDATNKWPGETQREWGRPISMDPEVKARVDALWPELGID from the coding sequence ATGAAATACACCGACCTCAGGGACTTCATGCGCCTGCTCGAGCAGCAGGGGGAGCTGAAGCGCATCACCGCACCGGTCAGCCCGGTGCTGGAGATGACGGAGATCTGCGACCGCACGCTGAAGCGCGGCGGCCCGGCGCTGTTGTTCGAGCGGCCCACGGGTTTCGACATCCCGGTGCTCGGGAACCTGTTCGGCACGCCGCGGCGCGTGGCCCTGGGCATGGGCCAGGACTCGGTCGAGGCGCTGCGCGAAGTCGGCAAGCTGCTGGCCTTCCTCAAGGAGCCCGACCCGCCCAAGGGCATGCGCGACGCCTGGGACAAGCTGCCCATCTTCCGCCAAGTGCTGAACATGGCGCCGAAGACGGTGCGCTCGGCGCCCTGCCAGCAGAACTTCGTCGAGGGGCCGGACGTGGACCTGGAGAAGCTGCCGATCCAGACCTGCTGGCCGGGCGACGCGGGGCCGCTGCTCACCTGGGGCCTGGTCATCACCCGGGGCCCCGAGCGGCCGCGCCAGAACCTCGGCATCTACCGCCAGCAGCTGATCGGCAAGAACCGGCTCATCATGCGCTGGCTGTCGCACCGCGGCGGCGCGCTGGACTTCCGCGACTGGCAGCAGAAGCACCCCGGCCAGCCCTTCCCCGTGGCGGTGGCGCTGGGTGCGGACCCGGCGACCATCCTCGGCGCCGTGACGCCGGTGCCGGACACCCTGTCGGAGTACGCCTTCGCCGGGCTGCTGCGCGGCGGGCGCACCGAGGTGGTGAAGTGCTCGCATGCGGACCTCGAGGTGCCGGCCAGCGCCGAGATCGTGCTGGAGGGTCATCTCCATCCCGGCGACACCGCGCCCGAGGGGCCGTTCGGCGACCACACCGGCTACTACAACGAGGTGGACGATTTCCCGGTCTTCACCGTGGACCGGGTCAGCTGGCGCGACAACCCGATCTACCACAGCACCTACACCGGCCGGCCGCCGGACGAGCCGGCGGTGCTGGGCGTGGCGCTGAACGAGGTGTTCGTGCCCATCCTGCAGAAGCAGTTCCCGGAGATCGTGGACTTCTACCTGCCGCCGGAGGGCTGCTCCTACCGCATGGCGGTGGTGAGCATGAAAAAGCAGTACCCGGGCCATGCCAAGCGCGTCATGCTCGGCATCTGGTCCTTCCTCAGGCAATTCATGTACACCAAGTTCGTCGTGGTCACCGACGACGACGTCGACGTGCGCAACTGGCAGGACGTGATCTGGGCCATGACCACGCGCATGGATCCGGCGCGCGACACGGTGATCATCGAGAACACGCCGATCGACTACCTGGACTTCGCCTCGCCGGTGTCCGGGTTGGGCTCCAAGATCGGTTTCGACGCCACCAACAAGTGGCCGGGCGAGACGCAGCGGGAGTGGGGCCGGCCCATCAGCATGGACCCCGAGGTCAAGGCCCGCGTCGATGCGTTGTGGCCGGAGCTGGGCATCGACTAG
- a CDS encoding ParA family protein → MRHILVMNPKGGCGKSTVATNLASWYATRGAQVALADFDPQRSSMDWAGLRPADAPPVAAVAAYEEGLRSVPRNADVVVIDAPARAHGRELTELVRRAETVLIPVLPSAIDMRAASNFITELLDVGRVARQQARIAVIANRIKENTLSFDELDSYLRKLGVPYVATLRDAQNYVRAYGRGLGVFELPHYLAWQDWEQWAPLTDWLASPASRP, encoded by the coding sequence ATGCGGCATATCCTGGTGATGAATCCCAAGGGCGGGTGCGGCAAGAGCACCGTGGCGACCAACCTGGCCAGCTGGTACGCGACGCGGGGCGCGCAGGTGGCCCTGGCGGATTTCGACCCGCAGCGCTCGAGCATGGACTGGGCCGGGCTGCGCCCCGCGGATGCGCCGCCGGTGGCAGCCGTGGCGGCTTATGAAGAGGGGCTGCGCAGCGTGCCGCGCAACGCCGACGTCGTGGTCATCGACGCCCCCGCCCGCGCGCACGGCCGCGAGCTGACCGAGCTGGTGCGCCGCGCCGAAACGGTGCTCATCCCAGTGCTGCCGTCGGCCATCGACATGCGCGCGGCCTCGAATTTCATCACCGAGCTGCTGGACGTCGGCCGCGTCGCCCGGCAGCAGGCCCGGATCGCCGTCATCGCCAACCGCATCAAGGAGAACACGCTCAGCTTCGACGAGCTGGACTCCTACCTGCGCAAGCTCGGCGTGCCCTACGTGGCGACCCTGCGGGATGCGCAGAACTACGTGCGCGCCTACGGCCGCGGGCTCGGCGTGTTCGAGCTGCCGCACTACCTGGCGTGGCAGGACTGGGAGCAGTGGGCGCCGCTCACCGACTGGCTGGCAAGTCCCGCCAGCCGGCCCTGA
- a CDS encoding GntR family transcriptional regulator: MAIQHANLRDQVREELLNWLSDGRLPPGQRLEEERISRAMGVSRTPLREALTSLASDGLVEAVPRRGFRVPKLSAERVRNLHPVVGALEGLALRLSGAQAAHLAGQLGSLNERLGSAHLTPMQRADLDRRWHETLVSRNPNRELGQMLERVRSRLRPYAGSWERSARDVETAREEHAEIARLLAAGQLEPAAEAVLRHWVGEIRPVVAWIQGPHAAAG, translated from the coding sequence ATGGCGATCCAGCACGCCAACCTGCGTGACCAGGTGCGCGAGGAGCTGCTCAACTGGCTGTCCGACGGCCGCCTCCCACCGGGCCAGCGGCTGGAAGAGGAGCGCATCAGCCGGGCCATGGGGGTCAGCCGCACGCCCCTGCGCGAAGCGCTCACCAGCCTCGCCAGCGACGGCCTGGTGGAAGCCGTGCCGCGGCGCGGCTTCCGGGTGCCCAAGCTGTCGGCCGAGCGGGTGCGCAATCTCCACCCGGTCGTGGGAGCGCTGGAAGGGCTGGCGCTACGCCTGAGCGGCGCCCAGGCGGCGCACCTGGCCGGCCAGCTCGGCAGCCTCAACGAGCGCCTCGGCTCAGCCCATCTCACCCCGATGCAGCGTGCCGACCTGGACCGGCGCTGGCACGAGACCCTCGTCAGCCGGAACCCGAACCGCGAGCTCGGCCAGATGCTGGAGCGCGTGCGCAGCCGCCTGCGGCCCTATGCCGGGAGCTGGGAACGCAGCGCGCGCGACGTGGAGACGGCGCGGGAGGAGCATGCGGAAATCGCGCGCCTGCTGGCCGCGGGACAGCTGGAACCGGCGGCCGAGGCGGTGCTGCGGCACTGGGTCGGCGAGATCCGGCCGGTCGTCGCCTGGATCCAGGGCCCGCACGCCGCCGCGGGCTGA